In Mytilus galloprovincialis chromosome 1, xbMytGall1.hap1.1, whole genome shotgun sequence, the following are encoded in one genomic region:
- the LOC143071909 gene encoding uncharacterized protein LOC143071909, with product MASGICLLMKLSMSSSDEKDDLDFNSCQQKDVQKALEFWGSVEENPTNKQLSFVAKEMAVDKAYVYLAGQLGISWSDIKIIEIGHQGDVKRISLETLVKWMELKATEATVYALLKGLLSIDRHDFIVKFDKQFRNN from the exons ATGGCTTCTGGTATATGTT TACTGATGAAGTTATCCATGTCCTCCTCTGACGAAAAAGATGATTTAGACTTTAATAGTTGTCAACAGAAAGATGTTCAGAAGGCTTTGGAGTTTTGGGGATCTGTTGAAG AGAACCCAACTAACAAACAACTTAGCTTTGTTGCAAAGGAAATGGCTGTCGACAAAGCATATGTATACCTAGCTGGCCAACTCGGCATTTCATGGTCGGACATTAAGATCATTGAAATTGGTCATCAAGGAGACGTGAAAAGAATTTCACTTGAGACACTGGTGAAATGGATGGAATTGAAAGCCACAGAAGCAACAGTGTATGCACTTCTGAAAGGTCTATTATCTATAGACAGACatgattttattgtaaaatttgacaaGCAATTTCGTAACAACTGA
- the LOC143068990 gene encoding putative glutathione S-transferase 7 translates to MSAYKISYFNCMGLAELARIMLSAADKEFEDDRFEKEEWPQRKPNTPSGQVPVLTHGDKQIPQSMAIARYLARDLDFYGKNNMENTMCDVVLECINDVIKETLKLFLEQDETKKPDIEKNLMEVVYPRFLSHLEKMLKEDNEEWLVGDKLSVADLAFFDLMNRLSAKKGDSIFYSSPTMKKHSEKITSIAGVQKWLEKRPVTDM, encoded by the exons ATGTCCGCTTATAAAATTAGTTACTTCAACTGTATGGGCCTAGCGGAACTGGCTCGTATTATGTTGTCTGCAGCCGATAAAGAATTTGAAGACGACAGGTTTGAAAAAGAGGAATGGCCTCAGCGAAAACCCA ATACACCTTCTGGACAGGTTCCAGTACTTACACATGGAGATAAACAGATACCTCAGTCTATGGCCATTGCAAGATATTTAGCTAGAGATCTCG ATTTTTACGGAAAAAATAACATGGAGAATACGATGTGTGATGTTGTCTTAGAATGCATTAATGACGTGATCAaagaaactttaaaattattcttAGAACAGGATGAAACTAAGAAG cCTGATATAGAGAAAAACTTAATGGAAGTTGTTTATCCACGATTCCTCTCACATTTGGAGAAGATGTTAAAAGAAGACAATGAGGAATGGTTGGTTGGTGATAAG CTATCAGTAGCAGATTTGGCATTCTTCGATTTAATGAACAGACTATCAGCAAAGAAAGGCGATTCTATATTTTATTCTTCGCCGACGATGAAAAAACATTCAGAGAAAATAACAAGCATTGCAGGTGTACAAAAGTGGCTTGAGAAGCGTCCAGTGACGGATATGTAA
- the LOC143068982 gene encoding putative glutathione S-transferase 7, producing the protein MSAYKISYFNLMGRAELARIMLSAVDKEFEDDRFEKEEWPERKPNTPCGQVPVLTHGDKQIPQSMAIARYLARDLDLYGKNNVENTKCDVVIECINDVITETVKLFFEQDETKKPDIEKNLMEVVYPRFLSHLEKMLNENSGEWLVGDKLSVADLAFFDLMNRLTAKKGDSVFETSPTMKKHLDKITNIAGVQKWLEKRPVTDM; encoded by the exons ATGTCGGCTTATAAAATTAGTTACTTCAACTTAATGGGTCGAGCGGAGCTGGCTCGTATCATGTTGTCTGCAGTCGATAAAGAATTTGAAGACGACAGGTTTGAAAAGGAGGAATGGCCTGAGCGAAAACCAA ATACACCTTGTGGACAGGTTCCAGTACTTACACATGGAGACAAACAGATACCTCAGTCTATGGCCATTGCAAGATATTTAGCTAGAGATCTCG ATCTATACGGAAAAAATAATGTGGAGAATACAAAGTGTGATGTTGTCATAGAATGTATTAATGACGTGATCACAGAAACTGTCAAACTATTCTTTGAACAGGACGAAACTAAGAAG cCTGATATAGAGAAAAACTTAATGGAAGTTGTTTATCCACGATTCCTGTCGCATTTGGAGAAAATGTTAAATGAAAACAGTGGAGAATGGTTGGTTGGTGATAAG CTATCAGTAGCAGATTTGGCATTCTTCGATTTAATGAACAGACTAACAGCAAAGAAAGGCGATTCTGTATTTGAGACCTCACCGACAATGAAAAAACATTTagataaaataacaaacattGCAGGTGTACAAAAATGGCTTGAGAAGCGTCCAGTGACGGATATGTAA